A window from Thermosipho africanus Ob7 encodes these proteins:
- the flgM gene encoding flagellar biosynthesis anti-sigma factor FlgM, translating into MEIKKIGGYGYIQGINSKNAEKINRKKNGKDKVDFSATLEIKKLLYESKNIPEVREKLVNELKQAIENGTFKIDPEKIAKAILGG; encoded by the coding sequence ATGGAAATAAAAAAAATAGGTGGATATGGGTATATTCAAGGAATAAATAGTAAGAATGCAGAAAAAATAAATAGGAAGAAAAATGGTAAAGATAAAGTTGATTTTTCTGCAACGCTTGAAATCAAAAAACTTTTGTATGAATCAAAAAACATTCCTGAGGTTAGAGAAAAGTTAGTAAATGAATTAAAACAAGCGATTGAAAATGGAACGTTCAAGATTGATCCTGAAAAAATTGCAAAGGCAATATTAGGAGGTTAA
- the flgN gene encoding flagellar export chaperone FlgN, which produces MKDLLKNQINLLKSIIESFKLAERALIEKDVQNLTRHISKVEEYSFDFERLEEELNKEINKMGYKSIKEYIEKTNDSEVAYLLATLVENLNELTIVMSNFKNLVDFENKYFEFIKSLFSNSSTTSTYTKKGYGVNQKSLIDKVY; this is translated from the coding sequence ATGAAAGATTTATTGAAAAATCAAATTAATTTGTTAAAAAGTATTATTGAATCTTTTAAGCTTGCAGAAAGAGCATTAATAGAGAAAGATGTACAAAATCTTACAAGACATATTTCAAAAGTTGAGGAATACTCTTTTGACTTTGAAAGACTTGAAGAAGAGCTAAATAAGGAAATAAATAAGATGGGTTATAAGTCAATAAAAGAATATATTGAAAAGACTAATGACAGTGAAGTTGCATATTTGCTTGCTACTTTAGTTGAGAATCTTAATGAATTGACTATCGTTATGTCTAATTTTAAAAATTTAGTGGATTTTGAAAACAAATATTTTGAATTTATAAAATCGTTATTTTCTAATAGTTCTACTACTTCAACTTATACAAAAAAAGGATATGGAGTTAATCAAAAATCATTAATTGATAAAGTATATTAA